Proteins from a single region of Hordeum vulgare subsp. vulgare chromosome 6H, MorexV3_pseudomolecules_assembly, whole genome shotgun sequence:
- the LOC123401406 gene encoding putative F-box protein PP2-B12, whose amino-acid sequence MDCAAAAAAAIYRLPEQCVAHAIAMTTPGDALSSSAVSPAFRAAADSDAVWDRFLPRDHAAVLARADDDDDRRDCSKSKKELFTRLCSRPVLLDGATMSFGLDRRSGARCWMMSARALSIVWGDDPSCWTWTADLPGSRFPEVAELVDVCWLEITGKLQLSLLSPRTTYAAYLVYAITDDSYGLECNIGMLPPKATITVVVSGNGTKPTSTTSTENTICLQHMQGEEETAMHRRRQEYVRPRKNYGWKLVREADMDIRCPRRRGDDGWTEVELGEFAVAGEEDGVVEVSLKEVECQRWKRGLIVQGIEIRPKHTN is encoded by the exons ATGGactgtgcggcggcggcggcggcggcgatctaCCGGCTGCCGGAGCAGTGCGTGGCGCACGCGATCGCGATGACGACGCCGGGCGACGCGCTCAGCTCCTCGGCCGTGTCGCCGGCGTTCCGGGCCGCCGCCGACTCCGACGCCGTCTGGGACCGCTTCCTGCCGcgcgaccacgccgccgtgctcgcccgcgccgacgacgacgatgaccgcCGCGACTGCTCCAAGTCCAAGAAGGAGCTCTTCACGCGGCTCTGCAGCCGCCCGGTCCTCCTTGATGGCGCCACCATG AGCTTCGGGCTGGACAGGCGGAGCGGCGCGAGATGCTGGATGATGTCGGCGAGGGCGCTGAGCATCGTGTGGGGCGACGACCCCTCCTGCTGGACGTGGACCGCCGACCTTCCCGGATCACG GTTTCCTGAGGTGGCCGAGCTTGTGGACGTGTGCTGGCTGGAGATCACCGGGAAGCTGCAGCTCTCCCTGCTCTCCCCACGGACCACCTACGCCGCCTACCTCGTCTACGCCATCACCGACGACTCCTACGGCCTCGAGTGCAACATCGGCATGTTGCCGCCCAAGGCCACGATCACCGTCGTCGTCTCCGGCAACGGCACCAAGCCGACATCGACCACGTCGACAGAGAACACTATATGCCTGCAGCAcatgcagggggaggaggagacggCGATGCATCGGCGAAGGCAGGAGTACGTGCGGCCACGGAAGAACTACGGGTGGAAGCTTGTCAGGGAGGCCGACATGGACATCAGGTGCCCGCGACGGAGAGGGGACGACGGATGGACGGAGGTCGAGCTGGGCGAGTTCGCTgtcgccggcgaggaggacggggtgGTGGAGGTGAGCCTCAAGGaggtggagtgccagcggtggaaGAGAGGGCTCATCGTACAGGGCATCGAGATACGGCCCAAGCATACGAACTAA
- the LOC123401407 gene encoding translation initiation factor eIF-2B subunit epsilon-like translates to MSQKKSRGGAAAGDDPDELSRSPLQAVLLADSFTLKFRPITLERPKVLLPLVNVPMIDYTLSWLETSGVEEVFVFCAAHAQQVKEHLAVAGWSGKPAAREMAVTAVESHDAISAGDALRVMYGRGVINGDFVLISGDTISNMSLKDALQEHKDRRKKDPLAVMTMIIKHSKPSTLTHQTRLGNDEIFMAIAPETKELLYYEDKTDNSHLCVAIDKDILANNPTLQLHNNMEDCYIDVCSPEVLSLFTDNFDYQHLRRHFVKGLLVDDIMGYKIYTHEIRSSYAARIDSFRSYDAVSKDIIQRWTYPMVPDVLSFGNCHEMKLHRQGIYKASDVTLSHSAHIGANSVIGSATSIGEQCKISNSVIGEGCSIGKNVLIHGSYIWDNVIIEDGCKVSNSLVCDDVHLRAGAIVEPGCILSFKIKVGKNVVVPAYSKVSLLEKPSNEDSDEELEYADTNSVVTDSPPFSSMKSNADHPTIISEDDDLGASETGTSGVLGYIWASGDTGIQDKWRQSIAPVPKEKLEELQHAIFFDDDEGSEEDLNNRPSEADRDNDSEISVVEDDDYTKFEKEVEETFQRALDGVHQDNLILEINALRLSYSLQHADCAGAVFYSIMRGALVAAQSTNDSLLKKTADALTKWKDLLRNYTKTVDEEMEILLKFEEMCQDITKEFAPLFSKILPYLYDKEVVSEDAILRWAEEKENADESDKVFVKQCDVFIQWLKEAEEEEDDEDDEEEE, encoded by the exons atgTCCCAGAAGAAGTCGCGCGGCGGGGCCGCCGCCGGGGACGACCCCGACGAGCTCTCGCGCTCGCCCCTCcaggccgtcctcctcgccgacaGCTTCACGCTCAAGTTCCGCCCCATCACGCTCGAGCGCCCCAAG GTGCTGCTGCCGCTGGTGAATGTGCCGATGATCGACTACACGCTGTCCTGGCTGGAGACCTCGGGCGTGGAGGAGGTCTTCGTCTTCTGCGCTGCGCACGCGCAGCAGGTCAAGGAGCACCTGGCGGTGGCAGGCTGGTCTGGGAAGCCCGCCGCCCGGGAGATGGCCGTCACAGCCGTCGAGTCGCACGACGCTATCAGCGCAGGCGACGCTCTCCGCGTCATGTATGGCCGTGGCGTT ATAAATGGTGATTTTGTTCTCATCAGTGGTGATACAATCAGCAACATGAGCTTAAAAGATGCTCTTCAGGAACACAAGGACAGAAGGAAAAAAGATCCACTTGCTGTTATGACTATGATTATAAAGCATTCAAAACCTTCAACCCTGACGCACCAGACACGTTTGGGCAATGATGAAATTTTTATGGCGATAGCTCCTGAGACAAAGGAACTACTTTATTATGAGGATAAGACAGATAACTCACACCTGTGCGTGGCAATTGATAAGGATATACTGGCCAATAATCCTACTCTCCAGTTGCATAATAACATGGAG GATTGCTATATTGATGTCTGCTCGCCAGAAGTCCTTAGTCTTTTTACCGATAACTTTGATTATCAACATCTCCGGCGTCATTTTGTAAAGGGTTTACTAGTTGATGAT ATTATGGGTTACAAAATCTATACTCATGAAATACGCTCGAGCTATGCCGCAAGAATAGATAGTTTCAGGAGCTATGATGCGGTGAGCAAAGATATTATACAAAGATGGACATACCCTATGGTGCCTGATGTGTTATCCTTTGGTAACTGTCATGAAATGAAACTACACCGCCAAGGAATTTACAAGGCATCAG ATGTTACATTGTCACATTCTGCACACATCGGTGCAAATTCTGTTATTGGCAGTGCGACAAGTATTGGAGAGCAGTGCAAGATATCAAATTCTGTAATTGGGGAAGGTTGCAGTATTGGTAAAAACGTTCTCATTCACGGTTCCTATATTTGGGATAATGTCATAATTGAAGATGGGTGCAAAGTTAGTAACTCCTTAGTCTGTGATGATGTTCATCTAAGGGCAGGGGCAATTGTTGAGCCTGGCTGCATATTGTCATTTAAG ATTAAAGTTGGAAAGAATGTTGTTGTCCCTGCCTATTCGAAAGTGTCACTACTTGAGAAGCCTTCAAATGAAGATAGTGACGAGGAACTTGAGTATGCTGACACCAATTCTGTAGTTACAGATAGTCCAC CCTTTTCCAGCATGAAGAGTAATGCCGACCATCCAACCATCATTTCTGAAGATGACGACTTAGGGGCATCTGAG ACCGGTACTTCTGGTGTCCTTGGTTACATATGGGCAAGTGGTGATACTGGAATTCAGGACAAGTGGAGACAATCAATTGCTCCGGTTCCTAAAGAAAAACTTGAAGAGTTGCAACATGCTATTTTTTTTGACGATGACGAAGGATCAGAAGAAGACTTGAACAACCGTCCATCTGAAGCAGACCGTGACAATGATTCGGAGATCAGTGTTGTTGAGGATGATGATTATACTAAGTTTGAGAAAGAG GTCGAAGAGACGTTCCAGCGGGCACTTGATggggttcatcaagataatttgaTACTAGAAATCAACGCTCTCAG GTTGTCTTATAGCCTTCAACACGCGGATTGTGCTGGAGCAGTTTTCTATTCGATCATGAGGGGTGCATTAGTGGCTGCACAATCTACTAATG ATAGTCTTCTAAAGAAAACTGCCGACGCACTTACCAAGTGGAAGGATCTTTTACGCAATTACACCAAGACGGTTGATGAGGAG ATGGAAATACTATTGAAGTTTGAGGAAATGTGTCAAGATATCACAAAAGAATTTGCTCCACTATTTTCAAAG ATCTTGCCTTACCTCTATGATAAGGAGGTAGTCAGTGAAGATGCAATTTTGAGATGggcggaagaaaaagaaaatgctgACGAGTCCGATAAAGTCTTCGTTAAACAGTGTGATGTTTTTATTCAG TGGCTCAAGGAAGctgaagaggaagaggacgacgaggacgacgaagaagaagagtag